In Lycorma delicatula isolate Av1 chromosome 10, ASM4794821v1, whole genome shotgun sequence, a genomic segment contains:
- the LOC142331689 gene encoding uncharacterized protein LOC142331689 produces the protein METVKSNVNYEYNFKNVDELCDSVTIKKDCNQTKRYFLTIYNIKSAEMSNGIKTITHFSNEYLSRISKAYEKRICGNYLMRENQISIDYCKNIVKEYKMYIDDNLLYKFIDICLIRFKDSENNCKCLIKLFIKSNWNPTDFFELTTKVIDGDSKIDPFTFLFRIIIVLHSDLKLSEVEEYAKKYSLSLKELIKKYPSKDFLNNLKFYITYTEVEPALPRPYYLLSINGKRYKYYCNNKHVCCDLDSLYAMSANGNCFNNENILIIAFNVFCTNKLQWKDDIIKYLLETAKCSETTKFETILIRALQINEIMRNIMSLIVKNKYQTLHTLSAEEQAKYMNVEENKQIKSIIDLNPKLDSEIFESLNNLVYHSECISISFYQIIIKNVDDDDYNKRKELKNKIDDFVEVLKHIKDPELCTYFEFTEYLEKIYKPDPSNKQENEDWRTAINQIVLHWGHVRVMTDFLKKSLETYSLSLSDIGNLLSTVTKNEEVLDDSSKNDVLHLEHIYTSFNIKKIWRQLVVWNFNNEQHETFQQCFDNRHVTTAELNKEVLELHLSIRIIYNNYCSKSTSVHAPY, from the exons ATGGAGACTGtaaaaagtaatgttaattacgagtataacttcaaaaatgtgGATGAGTTATGTGATTCAgtgacaataaaaaaagattgtaatcaAACAAAACGTTATTTcctaacaatatataatataaaatctgcAGAAATGAGTAATGGCATTAAAACAATAACACATTTTTCTAATGAATATCTTAGTCGGATATCAAAAGCTTATGAAAAGAGAATCTGTGGCAATTATTTAATGCGAGAAAATCAAATTTCAAtagattattgtaaaaatattgtcaaagaatataaaatgtatatagatGATAATCTGCTTTACAAG TTCATAGATATTTGTCTTATCAGATTCAAAGATTCAGAAAATAATtgcaaatgtttaataaaattatttataaaaagtaattggaATCCTACAGATTTCTTTGAGCTAACAACAAAGGTCATAGATGGTGACAGCAAAATTGATccatttacatttctatttagaataattatagtGTTACACTCCGATCTAAAGTTATCAGAGGTTGAAGAATATGCCAAAAAATATTCTCtaagtttaaaagaattaataaaaaaatatccttctAAAGATTTTCTTaacaatctaaaattttatataacctaCACAGAAGTAGAACCAGCTCTTCCAAGACCTTACTATCTTCTATCAATCAATGGAAAACGTTACAAGTACTACTGTAATAACAAACATGTTTGCTGTGATCTTGATTCTCTCTATGCGATGTCAGCAAATGG aaattgttttaacaacgagaatatattaataatcgcttttaatgttttttgtactAATAAACTTCAGTGGAaagatgatataataaaatacttgttaGAAACGGCTAAATGTAGTGAAACTACCAAATTTGAGACTATTCTGATTCGTGCTTTacagataaatgaaataatgagaaATATTATGTCTTTAATTGtcaaaaacaaatatcaaacatTGCATACACTTTCTGCAGAGGAACAAGCAAAATACATGAATgttgaagaaaataaacaaataaaatctatcattgatttaaatcctAAATTAGATTCAGAAATATTTGAGAGTTTAAATAACTTAGTATATCATTCTGAATGCATTAGTATAAGTTTTTATCAgataataattaagaatgtagatgatgatgattataataaaagaaaagaattgaaaaataaaattgacgaCTTTGTAGAAGTATTAAAACATATCAAAGATCCTGAATTATGCACATATTTTGAATTTACTGAATATTTGGAGAAAATTTACAAACCAGATCcatcaaataaacaagaaaatgaagATTGGAGAACAGCAATAAATCAAATTGTCTTACACTGGGGCCATGTTAGAGTGATgactgattttttgaaaaaatcactaGAAACATATAGTTTATCTTTATCTGACATTGGAAACCTGCTATCAACTGTAACCAAGAATGAAGAGGTTTTAGATGACTCTTCTAAGAATGAT GTTTTACATCTAGAACATATTTACAcatcatttaatattaagaaaatttggaGACAGCTCGTAGTATGgaattttaataatgaacagCATGAAACATTCCAGCAGTGTTTTGACAACAGACATGTTACTACAGCAGAATTAAATAAAGAGGTTTTGGAATTACATTTGTCAAtacgtataatttataataattattgcagTAAATCTACTTCAGTCCATGCTCCTTACTGA